Part of the Natrarchaeobius halalkaliphilus genome is shown below.
GGTCCCCGTCCTCGTCGAGAAAGCCCCCGAACTGAGAGACGCCGATGAGCGTCCCGGCCGTGTCGAAGAAGTCGACGAAGAAGAACGTAAAGACGACCAGGGCGAAGACGAGTGGTTCGTCGGCGATCATTCCGAGTCCCTCGACGAAGCCCCAGAACAGCGGTGTGATGTCGTACTGGACGGACATGAGCAACGAGACGATTCCCTCGTTTGTCACGTCGTCGTACGCGCCGTCGGGCGTGAGAACGCCGGGCTGGACGAGGCCAGCGAGCGTCAGGAGCCAGCCCGCAGCGGCGGTCGTCAGGATGCCGATGACGATCGATCCGTTGATGCCGCGCGCATAGAGGAAGAACGTAAACGCCAGTCCGATCACCGAGAGCGTGGCGATCGGGCTCTGAAGGGCGTTGCCCATCTCGATGAGCGTCCCCGAGGGGAACCCGTCGGCGTCGACGTACGGGACCACCAGTTCCATCTCCTGCAGCCCGAGAAAGAGCAGGAAGATACCGATACCGGCCCCGACGGAGAACTTCACCGGCTCCGGGAAGAGTTCGATGATGTACTTCCGTGCGCCGACGGCGGTGAGAGCGATGAAGATGATACCCTCGACGAACACCGCAGCGAGTGCGAGTTCCCACGGAACTCCGAGGACGATGACGACCGTGAACGCAAAGAACGCGTTCAGTCCCATCCCCGGCGCGAGGCCGAACGGACGGTTCGCGTGGAAGGCCATCACCGCCGTTCCGACGATCGACGCCAGAATAGTGACGATCGCGAGCATCTGGAACACCTCGCCCTGATCGTAGCCCTCGATGACGATCGCCTCGCTCAGAATCGCCGGGTTGACGACGATGATGTACGCCATCGCCAGAAACGTCGTTACTCCTGCGAGCGTTTCGGTTCGGTAGTCGGTTTCGTGTTCGTCGAAACCGAAAAACTCCGCGATTGTATCTGTTGCCCCCATGTTGGACGTTCAAGCATAGATATAGGTACTGTTTAAATGTTCCCGTCTCTCCATCCGACAGTATGTCCACGGGTGTGCATAGATAGTGCTCGCGACGGGACCGAAATAGTGCCACCGACCCTCGGACGAACGTATTTTACTCCGGAGTGCGTATCCATTCCCCATGAAGTTTGTTATCGTGGGGTACGGTCGGGTCGGGTCGCGAACGGCACGCATTCTGGTCGAAGAGGGACACGAGCCCGTCGTCGTCGACGCCGACACCGACCGTCTCAAGCGCGCCGAGGAGGCGGGGTTCGTCGTCGTTCAGGGAAACGGCGCAGACGAAGACGTACTGGTCGATGCCGGTATCGACACGGCCGATGCGGTCGGGGCGTTCACGCCCGATCTCAACGTCAACTTCGCGGCCTGTATGGTGGGCAAGCACCACGGCTGTCGGACGGTCATGCGGATCGACGAAGACTACCGCGAGGATATCTACGCGAAGTACGCAGAGGACGTCGACGAGATTATCTATCCCGAACGACTGGGTGCTGCCGGGGCGAAAACGGCGATGCTCGGCGGCGACTTCAACGTCGTCACCGATATCGCGGCGAACCTCCAGTTGACCGTTATCGAGATTCGCGAGGACTCACCGGCCGTGGGAAAACGAGTGAGCGAACTCGAGCTTCCGGACTCGAGTCGAATCTACGCCCACGGTCGCGAACGCGAATCGCTGACGATTCCGATCCCCGGAACCGAACTCGAGGCCGGCGACGAGGTCGCGATCATCACCGAGTCGGATCGAATCAACGAGATCCGCGCGACGCTGCTTCCAGCGAGCGCCTGAGACGGACCGATCTCGGTGAGATCTGGCTGTTGACACTCGATCAGCAGGATCGGATATCGGAACGAACCACCCAGCTGCCGAGCGACTCGGCGGGGTGGTCGGTCGTTCCTGCGGTTTGTGTTCGCTGACGCGGCGGCAAACGGCGCGCAGGGGGATGGGGGTAAAGTAAGTGCGCGCCGATTTTTCCGAGACACTACGTTCCTATAAAACCGCGTCAGACGAGCGAATGACGTCGCCAGAGACGGCTACTCGTTCCCGTCGGGACGGAAAACGAGGACGTTCTGGTGGACCATCGACGGGACGAACGAGAACGGGTAGCCGTAGACGTGGAGGTCCTTGGTCGGATCGTACCAGACGAGAGTCGCCGCGAGTGTGACCGGTGCCGCCGACTCGATCGCTCGTGCCAGATCGGCAGAGAGGAACTCGTAGGACTGCTCGCGGTACATGTCTCCGATAAAGACGACGAGGTGGCCACCCGGCGCGACCGCATCGGTGAACCGCTCGAACTTCTCGGCCATGTCCGCGAGCCACTCGGCTTTCGTCTGTCTCTCCCCTGTCGAATCGATAGCCGAGTCCCTACCGTCCTCGTCCGCCGAGTCCGCATCGTCCTCGTCGAACGATCCGAGCTTGCTCGCCCGCGTCGCCCGTTCGTTTCGCGTCTGCTCGAGTTCGTCCATGTGCCAGTAGGGGACGTCGGTCAACAGAAGGTCGATCGAGTCGTCGGGAACGTCCTCGATCAGGTCGGCGCAGTCGCCGTGGCGCATCTCCTGGCCGGCAAGCGGCGGATCTCCGCGCTCGGCGCGCGCTTCGTTTTCGCGCTCCAGGACCGTCTCGTAGATGTCGATCCAGCGTTCGGTTCGCTCGAAGCCGATCGCCTCGCGACGGCCGGTCCCCTCGTGTTCACAGAAGCTCGCGCCGAGGAGCGTTCCACCGACGCCCGCGAACGGATCGAGGACGGCGTCTCCCGCCTTGCTGAACCTGCCGATCAGCGTCGCACAAAGTCGCGGGGGTTTCTGGCCGCCGTGTTCGCTTCGGAGGTCGTGTTGGACGGCGGGCGGGTAGCCCTCCGCGATCACCGACTTGGTCGCGTACTTCCACTCCTTTCCGGTGAGGTCGTTGATCCGGTTTCGTTCGTCGTAGATTCCGCGTCCCTCGACGTAGCGCTGGTGGTCTGCGAGCTCGTCGGTGTCGATCAGTTCGCCGTCTTCGACGGGCAAGGACTCGTCTCGCGCCCGTTCGGCATCGAACCCGCCGTCGTCGTCCGTGAACAGTCGACCCTGGCGATGGCGCTCCCCGTCGTCGCTCGTCATCGTTTCCGAGTGGACGTCGGACCTGCATAAATGCGCGTGTCTCGAGGCCACCGACCGAGATCGGAGCCACCGGCCGCGTTCGTCGCGGTGACACGACCGTTAGCGCGGTCATTTGTACCCGGCGGTACATAGGACACGCATGAACATGCTCGTCGACGGCGAGTGGCAGACCGACGCGTACGAATCGACAGACGGCGACGGCTCGTTCGAGCGAGGCGAAACGACGTTTCGCGATCGGATCCGCGACGATCCCGACGCCGAGTTCCAGCCCGAGGCCGGTCGGTACCACCTCTACGTCTCCTATGCCTGTCCGTGGGCACACCGAACGCTTCTGGTACGAGCACTTACGGGACTCGAGGACGCCATCTCCGTCTCGGTCGTCGATCCGTACCGCGGCGAGGACGGCTGGCAGTTCACGCCGGACAAAGCGGGCTGCACTCGCGATCACGTTCACGGTGCCGACTATCTGCGGGAACTGTACGTGCGGGCGGATCCGGACGTGACCTGTCGGGTGACGGTTCCCGTCCTCTGGGACAAACGCGAGGGGACGATCGTCAACAACGAATCGAAAGAGATCATGCGAATGCTCGATACCGAGTTCGAGGGCGTTCCCGCGGGCGAAGACTCGTCGGCCGACCTCTATCCCGACGGCTATCGCGAGGAGGTCGACCGGATCATCGAGGAGATCTACGATCCGATCAACAACGGCGTCTACCGGGCTGGGTTCGCAACCGAACAGGAGCCGTACGACGAGGCGGTCGACACCCTCTTCGACGCCCTCGATCACTGGAACGACGTCCTGGCGGAGCAGCGCTATCTCGCCGGCGACAGACTGACCGAAGCCGACATCGCGATGTTCACGACGCTCGTGCGGTTCGACACGGTCTATCACACCCACTTCATGTGTAACGTCCAATACATCCGCGAGTACGACAACCTCTGGCCGTATCTCCGGGATCTGTACCAGACCCCTGGCGTTGCCGGGACGGTGAATCTGTCCCACATCAAAGAGCACTACTACACGACTCACCCGGACGTCAACCCGAGCCGGATCGTCGCCCGCGGACCGGATCTCGCGTTCGACGCGCCTCACGATCGAGACGAACTCCCCGGTAGCCCGCCGGCGGCACTAGCTCGTTCGGGTGCCAACGAGTAGTCGAAACGTCTCCGAAGGGAGTTCGATACGACCGTGAACGGAGTTCTGGAGACGACCACTCTCGAGAGCGGGCGGCTCGATGGACGAACGGCCCCGGAAGCGGTCGCGATCGGGAGATAAGGTACAAAACCGAGCGTAAACGAGCGAAAACGTGCACGCCGATTCATAGGGAGTAGCAACGCAACTCGTAGTTTTGTTTCATTCCCCTAGTAGTTGAGAGATAGGATCTGATGAATACAAAGAGCGAATGCAGCACGAGATCCAGCTCGATTTGGTAGGCGATAACCGCCCAGTACAGAGAACAAATCCAGCAGACGATTGGTCTGTAACTAGCCAGATAGACTAAACGAACCAGTCAGTGGATTCACTCACCTACCGTTGTTTCGACCGAAATAGAGTCATCAGAAAAAACACAGACTTCGAAATTATTATAGTTGAAAATGATCTTTCCAACTGTCTTGCCGTCGGTGAAGAGATTCTCTAGTGCGTCGGGATCTATGACTTCATACAAAGGAGGAGTGAGTTCAAGGGGATCCGTTCCTTCCGCTTCGGCGATTGCCTCAACCACTGTCTGACTGACACAGTTCTCATCAGCTACGTCGGTCTGAATCAAGCTCACAGATCCAATAGGCTATTGTCCTGTTTAAACATGTCGGCAATTAGATGTTAACCAGCAGTACTTAAACCGGTCTGGGAATCAGACACCGTCATCCTCATCTGTGAATTCTTGACCAAAGTGATTGTACGGTTGAGCTTGCTCTTGTTTCATTATCTCGACGCTTTCTATATCGACACCTCGCGAATCCAGTTCTATAAGGCTCTCCTCTATGTCATCTTGGCTGTGCCCGATCAGTTCTAACGACAGGTTCGCATTGTTTGATAATAATTCTCGTACGCTCACGACACCGGATATTTCCATGATTTCATCTACTCGTTCTTCTCTCTCTGGTATAGGAACTGTCGCAGTTACAAGCAAATGATGGCCGAGTCCGGCTTTCGTATAGTCAACAATTGTATGATACCCCTTGATAACGCCCTGTTCTTCAAGCCTGTCGATCCGATTGGTGACTGTGCTAGAGGAGACACCGACCTGTTCGCCGATATCGGCAACTGTTCGTTTCCGGGCGTCCTGCTGAAGCAGGTAGATGATTCCTTTGTCTACATTATCGATTTCATCGGGAGCCATAGTTACCGTTAGAAGGCGAGCCAAAAGACGCTTTTCCGCGTGATCAACAGACGTTGATTCCGCCTGATATTGTTATTTGAATTCTGTCTGTCTCACCAAATGCATCTGAGACAGGATATAAACAGCTAGTTCGAAGTGTAGTGAGTGCTGGTTCCGTACGGAGCGCATGGAATCAAGGTCGATGGCGTGCTGACTACATCTCTGTATCTCGCACGAGTTTCTGGAAGGAAACAAATAGATCAACATCTACCCCGTTACGTCCTTCGCCTGTACTTACCGGCGAATCAATAGTCCGCTAATAGGGAGATTCGGGACAGTGAACGTACACTCCACGTGCGAACTGACCGCGTGGTTCCTCCCAGCTACAGATAATGTCCGATGAGTCGTGCTGACTCGATGGAAATTCTGCTATATCCCATGAGAGCGTGAAACAAGTATGGGACGCAAGAGACCGAGCTGTATTCCGTGCCCGAGAGCACGTGGTGCTGACTGGTCCGAGTGCGTAGGAAGCCGAGTCCTGGGCAGTACAGCCCGACTGCCGCTCCTGGCGGCAGTCGGGAAAGCCCGTATAGGTGAATCTCTGTTTCACGCACCGGCGTTCCAAGGTGAGTCCAATGTTCATTGGAATCGACGTACACAAGCGGTACTCACAAATCGCAGTATTGGACAGAAACGGTGAGATCGTCGAAGAGGTTCGCGTCGAAAACGCGAACCTCGACGACTTCGCCCAGCAGTACGCTGGGTCCAAAGCCGCGCTTGAAGCGACCAGCAATTACTACCACATCCATGATACTCTTTCAGAGTATCTGGATGTGACCGTCGCCAATCCAGGCGAATTAAAGCTGATCTCCGACTCGGATAAGAAAACCGACCGCGTCGACGCAAAACAACTCGCTCGGATGGTTCGGTTAGGATCGATTCCTGAAAGCTACGTTCCGACCGACGAGGTTCGACAAGCCCGCGCACTTAATGGATTAGCTAAGTCCTGGGAATAGTTCTACTCCACCTGCCGACAGCTGGTTCCTGTAGTGGTACTATCTCGGACAGCTGTTCCCAATACTTCTCTCGATCATTAGTGCGCGGGCGACAGAAGCTCGTCGAGAACAGGACCGAGTACGCGAACAAGATCCATGGCTTGTTGAGTGATCACGGGATCACTCAGGAGGTGAAACCACTGAGTGTGGAGGGACGAGAGTTCCTGGCGGAACTCTCGCTCCCGGCACCATGGGATGCGTTGCTGGAGTCGTATCTAGGGCTCATTCAGACGCTCACTGAACAGATTGAGTCGTTGGAAGCAGAGATTGAGGAGCGGGCTGGGTCTCTGAAGGAGACCCAGCTCCTGATGACGATTCCTGGTGTGAGTTACTTTACGGCGTTGACGATTTACGCGGAGTTGGGAGAGATCAACCGGTTTGACCGGGACAAGGAGGTCGTAAGTTACGTTGGATTGAACCCGATAATCCGCGAGTCTGGCGACTCGCGGTTTGAGGGGAGCATCTCGAAGCGAGGGTCAGGACGAGTCCGGTGGCTGCTTGTTCAAGCGTCGTACTCAGCGGTACATACGTGCGAAGACGAGTACCTTAGCCGGTTCTACAACCGGTTAGCTCAAAAGAAGAGCTCGAAAACAGCGATTGTCGCAACCGCCCGGAAGTTGCTGGTTTCAATGTATCACATGCTGGACCGTGAGGAGGTGTACGATCCACCAGGGGTGAGTGCCTGAGCGCCGCCGGGGCGGCGCTCATTGGCCGGCTGGTGGTAATGTTAGCAACTACTATCGCTAACAAGAAGTCTCCCGCCTGATGGCTGTTTCAGTAGCCATCAGTTCGCCGGTTGTCGATTCTACGCTCGAAAACTACAGCAATTCCTCGTCGCCCGAAGAATTATCTTGGCAAGCGTGGTTTGGTCAGTCAGCAGAATTTCCATAGGTGAATACATAGCGCGAGTTTTGCACGAGATTGGGTCCGGTTAGTGAAGGTAGTAGCCGCTTAGGACAGGCGGACATTACCGTTACATCCGCGAGCGAACGGAGCGAGCGGGTCAAGAAATTCCTCGAAACCGCGCTGAAGCCAATAATACGTGTCGGTGGTGGGGCGGCCGCCGAGCGAGAGGGTGGTGCATACGATCTCCCCGATAGATGCAGGCACCGTCGTTTTCCGAATAAGACGGGTAGCGGCCGTGAGGAAAATCATGAGTGAAACACCAACCGACACCGGAACGGACCCCGACGCGGGGTCGGCCCGAAAAAGCGAGACGCTGAACACGGATGTGGATTGGTGTCGATCGTAACCTCCCCTCGAAGACGGCGTACTCGTCGATGAGCGCTACCGATAGCGATCTGCCGGTCGAAGCGAGACTGCGGTGAACCGACCGTTTTCTCGGCATACCAGAGTTTATCCCACACAGTTTGGCGGTCACGTCATTACGTTCAGGCGGCTAGAGCGGGACACGTTGGCCACCGAAAGCCGGATCGGATCCGCGTCGGTGCGCTCTGAAGCGAACTCGATCTGCGATACCCCCCCATCCACCATGCAACTTAGCCTTGAACTCGAATACTGGACCGTCGATGAGACGGGCACGCTCACGTCCGCATCGCCGGTGCTCGACCGAATCGACGATCTCCACGCCGAGAGTGCTGATCCCATGCTCGAAGTCGTCACCGATCCCTGTGACGACGTGCCCGAACTCCGAGCGGAGGTCACCCACAGATTACAGGAGGCGATCGAGGTCGGGCGGGAAGAGGGATGCCGACTTGTACCGCTTAGTACACCACTTCATTCAGGCTCGATCAGCACGAGCGACGGTCCCCGAACGCGGATTCAGCGTCAGGTCCTCGGTGAGAAATTCAACGATGCAATCCACTGTGCCGGCACGCACATGCACATCGATCGGATCGATGGGGCTGAAACTGACCAGTTGAACCTGATGACTGCACTGGATCCGGCGTTTGCACTCGTTGCGAGCTCCACATTCCACCAGGGCCATCGCGTGGCTACTTGTGCACGATCCCACGTCTACCGCCGGACGTGTTACGGCGATCACCCTTGGCTCGGCCGGTTATGGCCCTACGTTGAGGACATCGACGAGTGGTACAATCGAATCGATGTCACGTTCGATCGCTTCCGTCAACGGGCGTTGGCTCAGGGGGTCGAACCCTCGGCATTCGACGAACACTTCACGCCGGAAGACTCGATCTGGGCACCGATTCGATTACGCGAGAAGTACGACACGATCGAATGGCGATCGCTCGACGTGGCGTTGCCGAGTCAGGTTCTGCAACTCACCAAAGACGTCCGAGACATCTTGGCCCTTGTCGAGAATCGTCACGTCGAGATTGGATCGCGCCCCGGTGTCACGGCCTCAACCGTGACGGTGCCAGCGTTCGATCGGCTACAAGAGCACGTGAGTTCAGCCATAGACCAGGGACTCGAAGCGTCCACGATCGAACGATACCTGGAAACGATGGGATTCGATACAACCACCTATCGCCCCATCTCGGCGGAACTCGTCGACAAACCACCCATGGATCGACAGCGAGCACAGTGGCTTCGACTCCGGTACGCCGACCGTCTCGAACGGGACGTCAAAACCCTCATCGATGAACGCTCTCCGATGCGGACGCCAGTGACACAATCGGTGTGACTGTCAGAATCTCGTATAGACTACAGAGACGTTCCATATTTCTTGACATCGAACACGGTGGGTGTGGCGACTGATACGGTCTACTGTAAGTCGTTACCGGAGCGACCGCGAGCAGTCCTGCGGTCGCTCCGGTAAAAAATCACAGCAAACCGTATGAAACGTCGGTGTTTCCAGACGCCGACATCATCACTTCGGTGCTCGGACGAGGAGTCGGTGATTACCTCCGTGTCCCAGTTGTCACTCTTTTCCGTTTCTCTGCTCTCTTCGGATTCGCTGTCGGTATCGAGCGTCGATTCGACGATATCTTCGCTCGTCTCACCCATCCAGTGGAACGTTCGCTGAGCCCGGAAGCCGATCTCCTCAAACGCCGACTCGGCCGCGTCGCGTTCGTCGTCGGACAGTTCAACTAAATGGATCAGCGGTCGGCCGGGCAGAACTCGAGGATTCGCCGAAATACCGACCAGCAGTCCCGTGAATGGTGTCTCAATGACGTGGTTTTCCGCCCCGAAGTGATCCGAAATTACGCATATTCGTTCTCCCTCGTCGACGACTGGGTGGGGACCCTACGTCATCTCCACCAGTAGAATTCTGGTTATGCCAGCGTACGCTCGCAGAGCCAGAATACGCCGGCGAACCTCTCATCAAAATCCATCGCTTCAGTCACAGCAATACCATGGAGACTAACTTCGGCCCACTCGACGTAACTCTTCGGGGGCCAGGAGAGCCAGAGGTCGTGGTTGTCGCCGGGGTCCACGGAGACGAGCTGAGTGGCATTCGCGCGGTGCGCCGACTGCGCGAGATCGACCTCGACCTCCAGCGAGGTGTTGCGTTCGTCCTCGCCAATCCAGCCGCGATCGAAGCCGGCGAACGCTACCTCGACTCGGACCTCAATCGCGTATTCCCAGGCGACCCGGACGGCGACCGAGAAGAACGGATCGCCGCCCGACTCTGCGAGTTCGTCGAGGGTCGGACGTCACTCTCACTGCACGGTACTGAGGCCGATCCCACGCCGTTTGCGCTTATACACAGTGCACAGGAAAGAGAGTTCGAACTTGCCTCGGAGCTGCCCGTCCCACACATCGTCGATCACTGGGGAGTCAACGAGCGCACGATCACGACCTGTGGCTTCACCGTCGAGATTGAACTTACCTCGACGGATTCCGAGGAAGCGACGGAAGCTGCCCAACACCAGACCCGCGCATTCCTCCAGCGGGTTGACGCACTCCCTGGTGAGCCACCCGATGCCGATCCGGACTATTTTCACATGGACAAGCCGATTCCGAAGCCCGATGGGGACTCGTACGAGTTGCACGTTGAGAACTTCGAACACGTTCCGGAGGGAACCGTCTACGCGACAGTTGACGGGGACGATCTGACTGCCGATGAGTCGTTTTGGCCGATAATAATGTCCGCTGAGGGTTCCGAGGATATTTTCGGCTATCAGGGACGCAAAATCGGCGAGTCGATCGAAGAAGTGAAAGAGACGTGGATCAATTCGGACAGAGAACCGCGGAACGCAGAGTAGCGGTGGCGAATCAACGAAGAGCGCGACGAAATAGCATTCTGGGTCAGTGATCTAAATGGAGCACCCACAACACCCGATGCACTCATAGCGTTTTCAGAATTCGCTGCACAGAAGTTCGCGAATGTGGCACAGACTGAGGGCGATCTGCGAGGATCAGTGATCGCTAAGTACAGGCGAGCGGATAAACGATTTGAGGAAGTTCATCCATAGGGCCAAACAATATTATGATAGAAGAAGGAGGAGTTCCCTCTATGTCTGATGGAGAGCGACAAAGGACAATTGCTAAATGTCGTTCTTGCAGTTCCGCCTATGCTGTTGACGTATGGGATGACGGGACGATTCGGCCCATTGGAAGAACAAACTGTGATTGTGGATTAAATGATTTCGAGATTATAGGCGATTCTTCTGATACTATTGCCCTATATGGGGGAAATTGATTGAGTACTCAGTACGCACGTCGTGAGCGGATGGTTCACCGATCCCAGTATGAAACAAACGATGCCTCTATGCTGCATCCATCCTCTACGTCGGTCACACCGATTCTGTCAGAACTTCGTCATTTCCCATGAGTGTTGTTGCATAGAGCGCGCATTTTCCAGCTTCGTTATCTTACGAACAAAACAACTCGCGGTCGTACTGCTCAGACCATCCTGTTATCTTTTGCCATGGTGGATCGTAGGGATACCATGAACGACGTATCCGTGATCGGTTGTGGCGGGATTGGCACCGCATTCGTCGAGACACTTGCGGGCGAGGGTGTGAACGTGATCGCCTGGAACCGGACGAGAGAAAAGGCGGAGGCACTGGCGGGTAAGCAGGTGGAGGTGGCCGACAGTCCGGGGGATGCACTCGAAGCAAGTCGTACCACGCTGTGTTGTGTGAGTGACCATCCAACGATGATGGATATCCTGGAAGATGCATCGGATCGGATCGATGGTACAACCATCATCGGCGTCTCGTTCGCCACACCCGAGCAGGCGACGGAGGCGAATGCCTTCATGCAAGACTTCGATGGACACTACCTCGACATGGCCGTTCTCGCCTACCCGCGACTCGTCGGGACGGATACTGGCCACTTCTTTATCGCTGGCGATTCCCGAGCATACGAGGCCGCCCGGTCGATCCTCGATCATCTCGGAACCGTCACCTATATCGATGGCCCACCCGGATCCGCCTTCCTGCGTGAATCCGTCGTCTTTCTCCCGTTTCTCCCGATGGCCGTCTCGATGGTACAGAGCGCTCACATAGCAGAGGCCATGGACATCCCGTTAGCGTGGGTTGGTGAGCGGTTCCGCGCACTGTATCCCGCGTTCATCGACATTACCTTCGAGACGATCCAATCGGGAATGGACCCCGCAGATCCGGCCAATGTCGATGCATCCGTCCAAGTCTGGTCGGCAGGCGCCGAGGAGTACGCTTGCTTTCTCGACGAGATGGGGCTCGATACCGGTATGTACGAGGCGTTACACCGCCTCTTCGAGGCTGGTGTGGCAGACGGACGCGGTGATCACGACTGGGTGTCTGTAACCGAACTCCGCGCAGATCAGCCAAGCAGTTAATGTTGGAAAATAGTTATGATCACGTGCGGATGGGCCACCAGTGATTCAGTCAGCTACTCCTGGTACTCTCTGAATGGTCTGAATTCAACCTCTGAGTGTTGTACTCCGAGTTCAACATATCCGTGATCTGCCACACCGTAAAGTATGAGAACCGACGCTAATCCCTATCAAAAGCGGGCAACGTCGAGGTCGTCTTCGCGCAGAAAGGGCCGATTTCGTCTCTGTACAGGCTGTACGAAGCCGATTCGCTCAGGATCCGTTCGGTTGTCGCTCGCTCGCCGTCCGCCAGGTTTCGAACTGCGATTCGATCACCTCGTCCTCCCCGAAAATCTTCCAGAGTATCAACGCGAGAACGACGACCGGGAGCACCGGAAGCAACATCAGTGCGAGAACGATCGCCATAACCCACCCGAACGCCGACATCTGGAGGTTCGGACCGTATCCCGTCGACTGGGAGACACCCGTAGACATACGAGACCAAACGACCGTCCGGATATTCGGTCTTTCGGTCTCGAGTTCGCCGTGAGAGCCACGTCTCCGAAGCGGCCAGCATTACATCCGACGAGCCGTTCCGGGTCGATCGCGTCATACGGTCTGCTGTAACGGTTTACCGGAGCAACCGCAGGACGAGTCGCCCGACCCACGCGAGTGGAATCAGCACAGAGGAATCGACGACGACCATTAGATGCGATCGAAATCGCGTTCGAGGTCGTCCGTCGTGTACCCGACGTCGATCCCTTCTTCGGTGGCGAGGGTCAACATCTCGACGTACGAGACGTCTGCCAGCTCCGCTGCCTTCCGCAGCGTGATGCGGTGATCACGGAGCTGGTCGAGTGCCCGCTCCGTGCGCCAGTCGGAGAGTCCCTGTCGGATCAATCGACGA
Proteins encoded:
- a CDS encoding NAD(P)-binding domain-containing protein, which codes for MNDVSVIGCGGIGTAFVETLAGEGVNVIAWNRTREKAEALAGKQVEVADSPGDALEASRTTLCCVSDHPTMMDILEDASDRIDGTTIIGVSFATPEQATEANAFMQDFDGHYLDMAVLAYPRLVGTDTGHFFIAGDSRAYEAARSILDHLGTVTYIDGPPGSAFLRESVVFLPFLPMAVSMVQSAHIAEAMDIPLAWVGERFRALYPAFIDITFETIQSGMDPADPANVDASVQVWSAGAEEYACFLDEMGLDTGMYEALHRLFEAGVADGRGDHDWVSVTELRADQPSS
- a CDS encoding UPF0175 family protein, with translation MKTVTTRIPEDDEEALAELEAELSADLPEVLRRLIRQGLSDWRTERALDQLRDHRITLRKAAELADVSYVEMLTLATEEGIDVGYTTDDLERDFDRI
- a CDS encoding DUF7535 family protein, translated to MSTGVSQSTGYGPNLQMSAFGWVMAIVLALMLLPVLPVVVLALILWKIFGEDEVIESQFETWRTASERQPNGS